In the genome of Conger conger chromosome 8, fConCon1.1, whole genome shotgun sequence, one region contains:
- the si:dkey-185m8.2 gene encoding trichohyalin isoform X1 — translation MFSRKKIREGEREKETEREKKTSVPTPAPSPGGVRPASGAEEGQTPLPGAPCPSELRLVLLGRKGAGKSSAGNAILGISEGGFTDGSPTEECVERWAHVAGRRVVIVDTPGWEWYYPLNGTPEWVKWETVRSVTLCPPGPHALLLVVRAYASVDGTYRKEIQEHMELLGEAVWKHTLVLFTQGTDPEVVADRIGDGGADLRLLVERCGNRWHVLRSTARGRHAAQDAQLLRKVEEMVAANGGAPLEMEPVRLRLEQQGGSRRPGEERRSQRLQEERKLRESLREIFTGDGSHVTWREEVQARWPTGRGRGLPDLRLVLLGERETGKSLAGNAILGGAPFLAGRVTEECTSSQGEVAGRRVTVVDTPGWESKRTPERVRHEIGRSVTLCPPGPHALLLVVGVDSDVTVQAAAEHMGVLGEEAWRYALILFTGGDKLRRGATIQQHVHSSAKAHQLVERCEGRYHVISGAEPVNTQVTELLEKVEDLVAGNGGQPFTPLTQEIRELMGQKEERRKSETETKAKKERSRMSFERKPKERERMEGKPEAGRQEQEDRRQTEMRKLLDKRVKEMKEKNDRITAILDQEYRLREGDMKLKMQEKEREIKALMEKNEEREIRILTAEREMHLDRRMWEKMHQQSAKEREELEKSAEEEKKKNSELMERTAAMEKEADESRRLCQSLVKTEEELRKIIQNKTTEMEELNRLNEEKKTELNDLAMEFHKRGEEMENLEEKKKERDLMLDKMKEFYEEQRMKREAEIKANMQKCDLEIGELKCRNLEKKTELCDLHQMYEDKEREVEELQHTIQVAEQTTEVLKQDFEKKQRQREEVWRVETEKMKKQIEEIKEIEQNRNGQEEEIGEQREYYEKLKSIHTENEGKLREQEKEIRKMELAFRKKDREMENVKQQYEEELRRIQMEMKLKDAEREREAERSTQALAEREAQLKLKDRRIPKLMHQAQENAGATEKRLKDEQRKRVEELEKKIREKEKEIEEMRERYEHSERQREKLEVMIKELRTDTAELMEKFHIAVEERDEIKQQHGEKELQREEEMEGVVREKDKEIKDMKMELNELQNKNDEKERELRCIIKEKEEEITASLQEYEEELKQREEEWRDKHEKMQKEMEGTKYMDEEKRQMREAEVESVLEVKEKVISELKQRYDELERNLVCLRERYESLSLERDEIKEKCEDYRKENEEHRKRAETREMEIREMEQRNNMQKSGAEEIDEINEKKDKEMEYKKEQYEEELRRIQMEMKLKDAEREREAERNTRALSEREAQLELKDRRISELMHQAQENAGATEKRLKDEQRKRVELAEEKIREKEKEVEEIRERYEHSERQTAKLEVIIKQLRTDTADLVERIHIIVKERDEIIQQRGEKELQREEEMEGVVQEKDKEIKDMKMELNELQKKQYEKEREVDELRHNTEEREEKISASLQEYEEELKQREEEWRDKYEKMQKEMEGTKQMDEEKRQMREAEVESVLEVKEKVISELKQKYDELERNLVCLRESYEALSMERYGAIEEIKEKCEDYRKENEELRTRAEMNETKIAELRIHYEEIRRNMQTEYERKQSERETGIRELEGALREKDKAMEQIKRERKREGDEIRGTIEERDEEIQKLSEDTWKEKYEKMERETKDKKQIHEEKLKAIETEMEVKERCVNELKKKHDCSEKRLVSITEKYEDSQEQVEELKGLISQRETELEEIRKSCKEYKKELEELQEAISEKEREVDGKNLNCPEELKNKEGIIPWTEGEDDNGAGRDRQLLEEGTRERQMESKLIPQPKEKESREKELLSKGETRNREQKLMVTVSEREAVIQEFKRTFEKKEQEIKELVKTHEMELNRKESEFYHKLKGTEDQLKELQLRYTEKERKLLDMEKMYKKAKKGPVEFCTVDPENGVDNREREKDRKETRVEGAAGVQEEKQGMREDDPDPIVSEGRGYALKEANGGQEEELHKPKQKKERHGAREWSERKNLKLCSNSESLNDLLPEFMDRRFQNRVKEMRGRGELNVPKPCQRLDSHKPAAVIAEGSPAQPPSTVSPTFPLSPQSPSQIRTAFPPFPECPGPSELRLVLLGESWASNSSAGNSILGGQEAQTERGTVRRGQAAGRRVALVEVTGPKWYLGDGAAGHALQRAALCPPGPHAFLLVVPAYLSFTAGYGRAVRLNMAAFGTRVWRHTLVLFTWAEALGESVEQHILRSQGLRRLVHRCGNRYHALHSRRNARHVSQLLEKVEEMVASNRGRFYSCGEEEEEEEEGEEEEDEEVEGRAEREKCTEAGWRERKE, via the exons gtggcGTGAGACCagcatcaggggcagaggaggggCAGACCCCTCTTCCTGGAGCCCCGTGTCCCTCAGAGCTCCGATTGGTGCTGCTGGGGAGGAAGGGGGCGGGGAAAAGCTCTGCGGGAAATGCCATCCTGGGCATCAGCGAGGGGGGCTTCACCGACGGCAGTCCGACGGAGGAATGCGTGGAGAGGTGGGCGCACGTGGCCGGCAGACGGGTGGTCATCGTGGACACCCCCGGGTGGGAGTGGTACTACCCTCTCAACGGCACGCCCGAGTGGGTGAAGTGGGAGACAGTGCGGAGTGTGACCCTGTGCCCGCCCGGACCCCACGCCCTGCTGCTGGTGGTCCGGGCCTACGCCTCGGTGGACGGAACCTACCGGAAGGAGATCCAGGAGCACATGGAGCTCCTGGGCGAGGCGGTCTGGAAGCACACGCTGGTGCTCTTCACGCAGGGCACCGATCCGGAGGTCGTGGCGGACAGGATCGGCGATGGCGGCGCGGACCTCCGGCTCCTGGTGGAGCGCTGTGGGAACCGGTGGCACGTGCTCCGTAGCACAGCCAGGGGGCGCCACGCCGCCCAGGACGCCCAGCTGCTGCGCAAGGTGGAGGAAATGGTGGCTGCCAACGGAGGCGCCCCCCTGGAGATGGAGCCGGTCCGTTTGCGCCTGGAGCAGCAGGGCGGCAGCCGGAGgcctggagaggagaggaggagccagagacTACAAGAGGAGAGGAAGCTGAGAGAGTCCCTGCGAGAGATATTCACCG GCGATGGGAGCCATGtcacctggagagaggaggtacAGGCGCGCTGGCCCACAGGGCGTGGTCGTGGCCTCCCGGACCTACGGCTGGTGCTGCTGGGGGAGCGGGAGACAGGGAAAAGCTTGGCGGGAAACGCCATCTTGGGAGGGGCTCCGTTCCTGGCCGGCAGGGTTACGGAGGAGTGCACCAGCTCGCAGGGGGAGGTGGCGGGCAGACGGGTCACCGTGGTGGACACGCCCGGCTGGGAGAGCAAGAGGACCCCCGAGAGGGTCCGGCACGAGATTGGGAGGAGCGTGACACTGTGCCCGCCAGGGCCCCACGCcctgctgctggtggtgggcGTGGACTCGGACGTCACTGTGCAGGCCGCGGCGGAGCACATGGGGGTGCTGGGTGAGGAGGCCTGGAGGTACGCCCTCATCCTGTTTACGGGCGGAGACAAGCTGAGGCGTGGCGCCACCATCCAGCAGCACGTCCACAGTTCGGCCAAAGCCCACCAGCTCGTGGAGAGGTGCGAGGGCAGGTACCACGTCATCAGCGGCGCGGAGCCGGTGAACACGcaggtcacagagctgctggagaaggtggaggacCTCGTGGCGGGAAACGGCGGGCAGCCGTTCACGCCGCTGACGCAGGAAATAAGAGAGCTGATGGGACAGAAGGAGGAGAGACGGAAGAGTGAGACGGAAACGAAagcaaagaaagagagaagcagGATGAGTTTTGAGAGGAAACCCAAGGAAAGGGAAAGAATGGAGGGGAAGCCGGAGGCGGGGAGGCAGGAACAGGAGGACAGAAGGCAGACAGAGATGAGGAAGCTCCTAGACAAAAGAGTAaaggaaatgaaagagaaaaacgACAGAATCACAGCAATTCTTGACCAGGAGTACAGGCTTAGAGAGGGGGATATGAAGCTAAAGATGCAAGAGAAAGAGCGGGAGATCAAAGCCTTGATGGAGAAGAATGAAGAAAGAGAAATTAGAATACtgaccgcagagagagagatgcacctTGACCGGAGGATGTGGGAAAAGATGCACCAACAGAGCGCAAAAGAaagggaggagctggagaaaaGTGCTgaggaagaaaagaagaagaacagtGAGCTGATGGAAAGAACAGCGGCGATGGAAAAAGAAGCAGACGAGTCGAGAAGGTTATGCCAGAGTCTTGTTaaaacagaggaagaattgagaaagatcattcaaaataaaactacAGAAATGGAGGAGCTGAATCGACTGAAtgaagagaaaaagacagagctCAACGACCTGGCGATGGAATTCCACAAACGtggagaggagatggagaacctggaggagaagaagaaagagagagacttaATGTTGGATAAAATGAAAGAGTTTTATGAAGAGCAGAGGATGAAAAGAGAAGCTGAGATCAAAGCAAACATGCAGAAGTGTGACCTGGAAATAGGGGAATTAAAATGCAGGaatctggaaaaaaagacagaattgTGTGACTTGCATCAAATGTATGAGgacaaagagagggaggtggaagaACTACAGCACACAATTCAGGTGGCAGAGCAAACCACTGAAGTTCTGAAGCAGGATTTTGAGAAGAAACAGCGACAGAGAGAAGAGGTGTGGAGAGTGGAAACTGAGAAGATGAAAAAACAGATAGAGGAGATAAAAGAGATAGAGCAGAATAGAAATGGACAAGAGGAAGAGATTGGAGAGCAGAGGGAATACTATGAGAAATTAAAAAGCATTCACACAGAAAATGAGGGGAAACTAAGAGAGCAGGAAAAAGAGATCAGAAAGATGGAGTTAGCATTCAGGAAAAAagatagagagatggaaaaCGTAAAACAGCAATATGAAGAGGAACTGAGGAGGATACAGATGGAGATGAAACTAaaggatgcagagagagagagggaggcagagagaagcACACAGGCTTTGGCAGAAAGAGAAGCACAACTTAAGCTGAAGGACAGAAGGATTCCAAAGCTGATGCATCAAGCACAAGAAAATGCAGGGGCAACAGAAAAGAGACTGAAGGATgaacagaggaagagagtggaggagctggagaagaaaatcagggagaaggagaaggagatagaagagatgagagagaggtatGAACACAGTGAAAGGCAAAGAGAAAAACTAGAGGTCATGATTAAGGAGCTAAGGACTGATACCGCAGAACTGATGGAGAaatttcacattgctgtggaagagagggatgagattAAACAGCAACATGGAGAGAAAGAactacagagagaggaagagatggagggagtggtcagagaaaaagacaaggaGATAAAAGACATGAAGATGGAACTGAATGAATTACAGAACAAAAatgatgagaaagagagagaactgaGATGCATCATcaaggaaaaagaggaagaaataACAGCTTCTCTGCAAGAATATGAGGAAGAGCTAAAGCAGAGGGAAGAGGAATGGAGAGATAAACACGAGAAGATGCAGAAGGAGATGGAGGGTACAAAATATATGGATGAAGAGAAAAGGCagatgagagaggcagaggtagAGTCAGTCCTGGAGGTGAAAGAAAAGGTGATTTCTGAATTAAAACAAAGGTATGATGAGCTGGAGAGAAACTTGGTTTGCCTCAGAGAGAGGTATGAGTCACTGAgcctggagagagatgagataaaagaaaagtgtgaggactacaggaaagaaaatgaagagCACAGAAAGAGGGCTGAGACAAGAGAGATGGAGATCAGAGAAATGGAGCAGAGAAACAACATGCAGAAGAGCGGTGCTGAAGAAATAGATGAAATAAATGAGAAGAAAGACAAAGAGATGGAATATAAGAAAGAGCAATATGAAGAGGAACTGAGGAGGATACAGATGGAGATGAAACTAaaggatgcagagagagagagggaggcagagagaaacacacggGCTTTGTCCGAAAGAGAAGCACAACTTGAGCTGAAGGACAGAAGGATTTCAGAGCTGATGCATCAAGCACAAGAAAATGCAGGGGCAACAGAAAAGAGACTGAAGGATgaacagaggaagagagtggaGCTGGCAGAAGAGAAAatcagggagaaggagaaggaggtagAAGAGATAAGAGAGAGGTATGAACACAGTGAAAGGCAAACAGCAAAACTAGAGGTCATAATTAAGCAGCTAAGGACTGATACCGCAGACCTGGTGGAGAGAATTCACATTATtgtgaaggagagggatgagattATACAGCAACGTGGAGAGAAAGAactacagagagaggaagagatggagggagtggtCCAAGAAAAAGACAAGGAGATAAAAGACATGAAGATGGAACTGAATGAATTACAGAAGAAACaatatgagaaagagagagaagtggaTGAACTGAGACACAACACTGAAGAAAGGGAGGAGAAAATATCAGCTTCTCTGCAGGAATATGAGGAAGAGCTAAAGCAGAGGGAAGAGGAATGGAGAGATAAATATGAGAAGATGCAGAAGGAGATGGAGGGTACAAAACAGATGGATGAGGAGAAAAGGCagatgagagaggcagaggtagAGTCAGTCCTGGAGGTGAAAGAAAAGGTGATTTCTGAATTAAAACAAAAGTATGATGAGCTGGAGAGAAACTTGGTTTGCCTCAGAGAGAGTTATGAGGCACTGAGCATGGAGAGATATGGAGCGATTGAGGAGATAAAAGAAAAGTGTGAGGACtacaggaaagaaaatgaagaactgAGAACAAGGGCCGAGAtgaatgagacaaagattgcAGAACTGAGGATTCATTATGAGGAGATCAGGAGAAATATGCAGACAGAATATGAGAGGAAACAGAGTGAGCGAGAAACAGGGATTAGAGAGCTGGAAGGGGCGctcagagaaaaagacaaagcaatggaACAGATCAAGAGGGAacggaagagagagggggatgaaatTAGAGGGACAATCGAGGAAAGAGATGAAGAGATACAAAAACTCAGCGAAGACACGtggaaagaaaaatatgaaaaaatggagagagagacgaaGGACAAGAAACAGATTCATGAGGAGAAATTGAAGGcgatagagacagagatggaggtaAAAGAGAGATGCGTTAATGAACTGAAAAAGAAGCACGATTGCAGTGAGAAACGATTGGTTTCCATCACAGAGAAGTATGAAGACAGTCAGGAGCAAGTAGAGGAACTGAAGGGACTGATCTCTCAAAGAGAGACTGAGTTAGAGGAGATCAGAAAGAGCTGTAAGGAATACAAGAAGGAACTAGAAGAGCTGCAAGAGGCCATTtctgaaaaagagagggaagtTGACGGGAAAAATCTGAATTGTCCAGAGGAGTTAAAGAACAAAGAAGGGATAATACCATGGACAGAGGGTGAAGACGATAACGGGGCAGGGAGAGATAGACAACTTCTAGAGGAAGGAACAAGAGAGAGGCAAATGGAGAGTAAACTCATTCCCCAGCCAAAGGAAAAAGAATCCAGAGAGAAGGAACTACTTTCTAAAGGAGAAACAAGAAACAGAGAGCAAAAGCTGATGGTGACTGTTTCAGAGAGGGAGGCTGTGATTCAGGAATTTAAAAggacttttgaaaagaaagagCAGGAGATTAAGGAGCTGGTAAAAACCCATGAAATGGAATTAAACAGGAAAGAGTCTGAATTTTACCACAAGCTCAAAGGGACCGAGGATCAGCTCAAAGAGCTACAACTGAGGtacacagaaaaagaaaggaaactgTTAGACAtggaaaaaatgtacaaaaaggcaaaaaagggACCAGTGGAATTCTGTACAGTGGATCCGGAAAACGGGGTggacaacagagagagagaaaaagacaggaaagaaACACGCGTGGAAGGGGCAGCAGGGGTGCAAGAAGAGAAGCAGGGGATGAGGGAAGATGATCCTGATCCCATTGTGAGTGAAGGACGAGGTTATGCCCTGAAAGAGGCGAATGGAGGGCAGGAGGAAGAGCTCCACAAGCCCaaacagaagaaagagagacacgGAGCGAGGGAATGGTCAGAAAGGAAGAATCTCAAACTTTGCAGCAACAGTGAGAGCCTCAATGACCTTTTGCCTGAGTTTATGGACAGACGCTTCCAGAACCGGGTGAaggagatgagagggagaggggaactgAATGTGCCTAAACCATGTCAAAGACTGGACTCCCATAAACCAGCTGCAG tgatcgctgAAGGGAGCCCTGCACAGCCTCCCAGTACAGTTTCCCCAACATTCCCGCTGTCTCCTCAGTCTCCCAGTCAAATCCGTACCGCATTCCCACCATTCCCAGAGTGTCCCGGTCCATCTGAGCTCAGGCTCGTCCTGCTGGGAGAGAGCTGGGCCTCCAACAGCTCGGCTGGAAACAGCATCTTGGGTGGACAGGAGgcccagacagagagaggcacagtgagGCGAGGGCAGGCAGCCGGGCGGCGGGTCGCTCTGGTGGAAGTGACAGGGCCCAAGTGGTACCTTGGGGACGGGGCCGCAGGTCACGCCCTGCAGAGGGCAGCTCTGTGCCCCCCAGGGCCCCACGCCTTCCTCCTGGTCGTCCCCGCGTATCTCTCTTTCACAGCCGGCTACGGCCGGGCGGTCAGGCTCAACATGGCCGCCTTCGGCACGCGAGTGTGGAGGCACACGCTGGTGCTCTTCACCTGGGCGGAGGCTTTGGGGGAGAGCGTCGAGCAGCACATTCTGAGGAGCCAGGGCCTCCGCAGGCTGGTGCACAGGTGCGGGAACAGGTACCACGCCCTACACAGCCGGAGGAATGCCCGTCACGTCTCCCAGCTgctggagaaggtggaggagatGGTGGCGTCAAACCGGGGCAGGTTCTACAGCTgcggggaagaggaggaagaggaggaagagggggaagaggaggaggacgaggaggtaGAAGGacgagctgagagagagaagtgcACAGAGGCAGGCtggagagaaaggaaggaatag